The Spea bombifrons isolate aSpeBom1 chromosome 4, aSpeBom1.2.pri, whole genome shotgun sequence genome segment GCTCAACACCCgtgagagtgcagtcgccctgcaccaggccctgtccgacTCCCCTAttgcgcaatacctcctgaatACCATCATTCGGTGCTCTGGGTCCCCATGGTAAGCTGTATGAACCAAACCCCTGACAGATTTATACTATTGTATTTGCATCAGAACTGCATCTACAACAGTCAAGAGAGTGTGCTGTCTATCTGCTTACTTTATTTATGCTTGATTGAAGACAGTAGCATATGCTGTGTTGCCCAGAGCAGACATTTACATTGAAGTACTGTTAGATGCCCCTAATACTGAAATTGACGCATATTATTTTTCAACCTAAACACACGCAACCAAGATTAACGAATGTTTATTCTTTTAATACAGACaatcataaaaacacagaatgtcAAACATGAATCTGATATCCTGCACTAAGATTGCTCTTCCTACCACCCTAGTGGTGTCTCAAGTACATCTTACTGAACTTCAAAGACTCAATGGCTTTCCAGGTTTGCCATAACACAGAAGAAGCCCAGCCAATGTGGTGTCCTTGCTTACGCCATTGGCCATTGAGATTTGCAATCCCACAGCTATTAAACCACCATCCAGAACGGAAGCGATCACGGCTGCAACTGTTGTACATGATATCGCCATACTGACATGGATCACACTGGTCATTATCCATATCTATCGTGCTAAAATAGCTTCCATTTTCATTTGTAGCATCTTCTATTCCTCTGAAAGCATCacctaaaaacaaaaagcttcCAATTAGTCTGACCAAGTATTGTTATGAAACATGTAAGAAGAGTGTTCGACACTTTCTCCCCAGTATTGTGGGTATGTAACAATGAAACGGTTGTGGATTCAGTGAAGATTACACACTTCATTGCAATTTTGTATTGTCTTGGTAGGCAACTAGCGGGCTTCTCCTCCACATTCGTAGGTTGCCAAAACTGGGTAATCAGCCAGTATACTAGGCACAAATTACAAATACTTATATATGTGAATTCtctttaaatgtgttattttccaTTGTATTGTCAAATAATGAGTTACAGCTAATCCTTCCTACCTGCATTTCCAGAATATTCACCCAGAGAGAGCTGATACAACTGCGTCTCTGAACCAATTGTGAAAGTGCTATAGGCAGCAAAGGCTTTGGATCCTGCAAAGTCACCAAGATTGATACGTAGTTCAGGGATCCTGTCAGCCTGATTGGTCAGCAGATATATCTTATCCAGTCCAAGCCAGTGTTCACCTGAGAGAAATGTTTGCTAGGTTAGAGTGACATTACAGACAATGTACATCGCTACTGAGCCAGTCTTGTAAATCAAATGAGAGATATTGTTCAGTACTGCCAAAAAGTATTGTGAGCACAATTCTCATGATGTTTTGTCACATTAGCTACAACAAAGAACTCTCATTACGGTCTGGAAGGTACCCTACCTCCAGTGAAACCCGCAGGTTACCAAGCTATATAGGGAGAAGCTCATAGAGATACATATAGGTCTCAACTAAGTTTGCTACAATGATCTACATCATAAAAAAGCACTGTAATGCTTAGCCTAGTCAGATAACATTTCATTCAGCCTTTCAGTTACAGTTCTGATTTGTCTAGACACTCTATTTATTGAAACTGTACGGCTAGAGTAAATAGTCAGTACTAATGCAATAAATACTGTGTTAGCTAAATTGTGTTTGGAGCATTAAATCCTATAGTCTTCTAATAACAACTTTACACAAAGCCAGAGAGGAGTATGTGTACAGAATATTACAAATACATGTTTGTTAAATGTAATCCATGGCCAGTTATGGTACGAGatcataaatacacatacactttctTTACAGGGTAACTTACCTGATTGATACCCAAATCCCTCTTTATATTCTGCCCAAGTTCTATCAAAAGACAGGGAATTCTGTCCATCATGTTTTTGAATGAGGGTCCAGCCACCATCAGCATCCATTTTACAAAAGACCTGTAGATCAGACAAGTCTTCTCAGACTTACACGTTGCACAGATTTGAAGCCATTACTAACACCAGTGCCTGTCACCATTCTAATTGAACGGTGGCTTTTTTGTTGACCCCAAAAAGGTTAGAGCTAGACCACATTCATGATCATAGATGCTGGTGAActctttattacatttatttataaagcgctggcagattcctgattctttATATCAACTTCTGATATGCATGAAGCCTTAATTCATCAATAAGAACACCTTTAACAGTATTGCATACAAAAAGTCAAGTACCTACCTGAAAAGGCTTGCTTGCTCCTATAGGTTTTATTGTGTATATTCCACTAACTGCTCTGTTGTCTCTCTCCCATATTTGTGAACAATCATGTCCTGTTGAGCAAAGTTAGTGTGTTCAGTATTCAGTTTCATACAGGCTTCAATGTCACTGCATGTCCATTGCGGAACCCAGCCTTGGGTTCCctaaaattaaattgtatatatttaagcaTTTAGAGTAGCTAATTAAATCAGGGATggcaaataaaacagaaaagatgAGTAAAACCACTTATTTAACCAACTTTAAAGGACCAGTGTAGTCTTCGACACGTCTTTGTTATCTTTTTTGGAGTCTACTTTGCATGGGCTCCAATGAATACTTTTCAAGTGTACTTCTTTAGGAGGCACAGTTCCTGGTTTGGCCCTAAATCTCTCTGTCCCCCTCCCCCCTTGGTAGCCC includes the following:
- the LOC128491371 gene encoding angiopoietin-related protein 5-like codes for the protein MPLTNLFGCLLLFAFCFSDIKSQLTSTSTSTSTESALGHDCSQIWERDNRAVSGIYTIKPIGASKPFQVFCKMDADGGWTLIQKHDGQNSLSFDRTWAEYKEGFGYQSGEHWLGLDKIYLLTNQADRIPELRINLGDFAGSKAFAAYSTFTIGSETQLYQLSLGEYSGNAGDAFRGIEDATNENGSYFSTIDMDNDQCDPCQYGDIMYNSCSRDRFRSGWWFNSCGIANLNGQWRKQGHHIGWASSVLWQTWKAIESLKFSKMYLRHH